The genomic interval ACTGCAGATTGGGCAAAATATACGTGGACTTTTGTAGCGAATGAAGCAAATACAAATATATCTTTAGATATGGGAGCATCAGCAGGTACATTCATTATTGATGATTTAAAAGTAGAAAAAAAATAATAGTAAAACCTTAATTAACGAAATATAGATTTTATGAAAATAAATAAATTAATAATATTATTAATCTCAACGCTATTCTTATTCTCTTGTTCAGAAGAGGATGAGAGTATCATGGGGTCTGAAGGTGAAACAGCAATTACAGTTAAAGCTTCATTTAGTTATACAGTTTCAACAGCAGATCCTTATGTAGCAGTTTTACAAAGTACTACAGAAAGTTCCGTGGAATATCAAAGTTTTTGGGACTATGGTTTAGGAGGTGGAATTGTAAGTGATAACGCAGGTATTGCTGAGGTGAGATATAATGATGCAGGAGAATATGTTGTGAAATACTATGTTATTTACGATGGACTTACAACAATAGCAACTCAAACAATTAGGGTTGATGAAAATGGAGTTTGTCCAGATGGATTATGTGGCTCAACAAGTAATATAAGTTTAAAAGATGCTGCAACTACTTTTTCAGTAGGTACAATCACTAGAGCATCTTGGGTAAAAGCAGGAGGAAAACATACAGAAATCTTAAAAAAGGAGTTTAATAATATAACTTCAGAATATGAGATGAAAATGAATGTGATGTATCCATCGCAAGGAAACTACGATTTTAGTGCAGCAGATGCTATGGTAGATTTTGCGCAAGCAAATGGTATGAATGTTCACGGACATGCATTAATTTGGCACAATGCAACACCTTCTTGGGTTGAAAATTTTGCAGGAACCAATGCTGAATTTGAAGCAATGGTGAAAGATTATATTACAACCACTTTAACAAGATTCAAAGGTAAAGTTCGTTCTTGGGATGTGGTAAATGAAGCTTTTGAAGATGGATCAGGTCATCCACTTAGAAATTCTGTTTTTAGACAAAAAATGGGTGATGACTATATTAAAAAATGTTTTCAATTTGCAAGAGACGCAGATCCAGATGTATTGCTTTTTTATAACGATTATAACATGGCTTCTAGTACAACAAAAAGAGCAGCAATGTTTAAAATGGTCGATGAGCTAGGTGATTTAATTGATGGTGTTGGAGCTCAAATGCATATTTCTTATGAAGGTCCTTCAAAATCTAATATTGAAGCAGTGGCAGATGGTACTGTATCTAGAGGTTTAAAATTACACTTTGCTGAGTTAGATATTAGAGCAAATCCAAACAAGGATATAACTACTTTAACAGATGATAGAGCTCAAGAACAAAGAGCAAAATATAAAGAAGTAGTTCAAATATACAATTCAATTCCTTTAGCAAATAAATTCGCCCTAACAATTTGGGGAGTAAGAGATAATGAATCTTGGCTGATAGATTTTTGGGGAAATGCAGATTGGCCTTTATTGTTTGATTCAAATTATAATAAAAAAGCAGCTTATTTCGGCTTTTTAGAAGGATTACAATAAATAAGTTATTTGTTAAGTGTAATTTGAATTTAGAATCAGTTAAACTTTTCTGCGAAGTTTAACTGATTTTTTTTTTAGAATAATAACCAGTTAATTTTTTATATATCATACGATGAAAACAAAAAATCTTATAAAACTAGCTTATATATTGGTGATTTTTACAAGTGTTATTGCGTGTAATAATTCAAAAGAAAAGAAGGAAGTAATAGGTTTAAAAAATGCGGCAACTTTTCCAATTGGTACGGCAATAAATATCAATAGGTTATTAAATGATGCGAAGCTTCAAAAATTACAAATTGAAAATTTCAACAGTATTACTGCCACTAGTGATATGAAAATGCAGTCCATTTTGCCAGTTGAAAATCAGTATAACTGGAAAACTTCCGATACTATTTTACAGTACGCTACAAAACACAATCAAAGGTTATTTGGACATAATTTAATTTGGCATAGTTCTACACCAAAATGGGTAGAGGAGAAAGGTGAAAAAGATAGTATTTGGTTGGGTAATTTTATGCAAGAGTATATAAAAACCTACGTAGGAAGATATAAAGGAAAAGTAGCAGCTTGGGATGTAGTTAATGAAGCTTTTGAATCTAGTGGAGCAAATTATAGAGAATCATTTTGGTATAAAAAACTAGGCAAAAGTTATATAGAAAAAGCATTTCAATATGCTCATGAAGCAGACCCAGAAGCTATTTTATTTTATAATGATTTTAATATTGAAAGAGATACAGTAAAGTTAAACGCTGTATTAAAAATGGTTAACGAATTTAAAGCTAAAGGAGTTCCAATTTCTGGTATTGGTTTTCAAATGCACATAAGAATGGATATTCCTGACGAAATTATAGCGTATGCATTAAAAAAAGCTGCGGAAACAGGTTTGCAAATTCATCTATCTGAAGTTGATATTATTTTTAATACTCATAATGATGAACGGTTAGGTGGTATTCAGAATTATAGCGTTTTAACCGATGAAATGAAACAAGCGCAAGCCGAGAAGTATAAAAATTTGATTAAAATGTATAAAGAGATAGTACCTAGAGAGCAACAATTTGGAATTACGTTTTGGGATTTTACAGATAGAGATTCTTGGATTAAAGGCTTCTTTAATTTGAAAGATTGGCCGTGTATATATGATGATAATTTACAACCAAAGCCGGCCTATTTTGGTGTGTTAGATGGTTTAAAAGAGTAAAAATATATCGTATGAAAAAATGTGCAATAGCAATGTTATTTGTAATTGCCGTAATTGGCTGTACAAATAAAAAAGAACAAATTAAAGCAGTTAAAAAACAGCTAAATACATTTTCAAACCCAATTTTACAGGGTTTTTATCCAGATCCAAGTATTTGTAAAGTAGATGATAGTTATTACCTTATAAACTCAACTTTTGCTTATTTTCCAGGAATACCTATTTTTAAAAGTGATGATTTAGTAAACTGGAAACAAATAGGAAATGCTTTAGACAGAGTAGAACAATTAGATTTAGAAGGTTTAGAAGTTTCTCAAGGCGTTTTTGCTCCTGCAATTTCTTATCATAATGGAGTGTTTTATATTATTAACACAATTGTTGGTGGTAAAAATAATTTTATTATTTCCGCTTCAGATCCTGCTGGACCTTGGTCTAACCCAACTTGGTTACCAAAAGTAGAAGGTATAGATCCATCTATGTTTTTTGATAAAGATGATAAAACGTATGTTGTTTTTAATAGTAATCCTCCTAATAATTCACCAGAATATGATGGGCACAGAACTATTAAAATTATAGAATTAGATGTTAAGAATCTAAAAACAGTTGGTGAAGCTAAAATAATTATAAATAAAGGAGCAAAACCAGAAGACAAACCTATTTGGATTGAAGGTCCGCATATTTATAATAGAAACGGGTTTTACTATGTAATGGCTGCAGAAGGTGGTACCGCAGAAGAGCATTCTGAAGTTGTGTTTAGAAGTAAAAATATTTTAGGTCCTTATAAAAGTTATAAAAATAACCCGATTTTAACGCAACGAAATTTAGACGTTAATAGACAAAATCCAATAACGTCAACAGGTCACGCAGATATTATTAAAGATATCAATGGTAATTGGTGGGGCGTGTTTTTAGGATGCAGACCTTATAATAAAAATTATTTTAACACTGGTAGAGAAACTTTTATGGCACCTGTAAAATGGAAAAATGATTGGCCAGTTTTTGATTTGGAAGGAGATGTTGTAAAAGATCGATATCAAATAACATTAAACAAATCTCTTGCACATGTACAGTCTGTTAATGCCGATTTTATAGATGAATTTAATGCTGATACTTTAGCGTTTGATTGGCTTTTTTTAAGAACTCCTAAAGAAAAATGGTATTCACTTTTAAACGGAGAATTAACAATAAAAACTCGTCCAGAAACTACTTCAGGGACATCAAATCCAAGTTTTATTGGGTATAGACAAAAACATTTATTTGGTCAGGTAACTACAAACCTATCTTTTAAACCAGTTTCAGAGAATGAAAAAGCAGGCTTAATTGCTCTTCAAAATGAAATGCATTATTACTACTTATGTAAAAGCTTAAAAGATAATACGCCTGTTGTTCAGTTATTAAAATCTACAGAAAACGGAACAGAAGAAATCGCCTTTACATCAATAAAAGAGAGCGATAAAATATCTTTTAAGATAGAAGCTAAAGGAACATATTACAATTTTTACTACTCAATAAATAATACAGATTGGCAAGTTTTAAATAAAAATGTAGATGCTCGTTTTTTAAGCACCAAACAAGCCGGTGGATTTGTAGGAACTATTTACGGAATGTACACAACTTCATCAGGTAATAAAAGCAAAAACAAAGCTGTTTATCATTGGTTTAAAAACAAGAATATAAATTAATAGTAATCTGTAAACTAGTGTGTAGAAAGTGCATAAATTATTCACATTTATGTTAATTTTTAAATACTATTTACAATAAATTTTAAAAAATGATAAAATCAATAGGTTCATTATTTATATATAAAATAAGTTTAATTATTCTGCTGTTATTTTTGCAAAATGGATTTAGCCAAGAGGCAAAACCTCGTTTTAATTACAATGCTAAATACGAACCAGAAAAAGGAATTTATCACGGTGCTGGTCAAGATAAAAATGGGTTTCACGATTATGTAAATGCTGTAGGACAAGATAAAATGCCTGCAATTTATATGACGTATGTTAATATAACTTCACCGGTAAAAAGGATTGAGCGTTGGGGAAAAAGTTTAAAACAGGTTTTAGATAGTTTGCCCAAAGGGATAATGCCTCAAATTGGTTTAGGGTTTACTGGCGGTAAGGATACTGGAGCAGGTTTGGATAAAGAAGTCGCTGATGGAAAATATAACAAACAATTACAAGCATTTTATAAAATGCTTTTAGATTTAGACAGACCCTCTTTTACTAGAATTGGTTATGAGTTTGAAGGCGATTGGAACGGCTATTCACCTGAAAGTTTTAAAAAAGTATTCATCACTATTTCAAAGGCATTTAAAGAAAAGAATATAAAATCGGCTACGGTTTGGTGTTCTGGTGGTGGCTCTGCAGATTTTATAAGTCTTGAAAAGTTGATGACCTATTATCCTGGTGACCAATATGTAGATTGGTGGGGTATCGATATTTTTAGTCCTGAAGAATTTGATCATATTGGTTTACAAAACTTTTTTGATGCAGCGCATATTCATAAAAGACCCGTTATGATTGGCGAGTGTACTCCACGATTTGTAGGTGTTTTAGATGGTGAAACTTCTTGGGATAAATGGTTCAAACCTTTTTTCAAGATGCTTCATGACAACCCAGGAATAAAAGCATTTTGCTATATCAATTGGGATTGGGAATATTGGTCTAACAGAAATGGTTTTCCATGGCATGATTGGAAAGATGCACGTATCGAAAAAAATCCATTTGTATTAGAGGCTTATAAAAAAGAAATGGAGAAGCCATTATTTATTCACCTTAATAATAAATAAGTAAAGATGAAAAAAGTTATATTTTTAGTTATTTTTCTAATGACATTTGTCGGTTTTGCTCAAGAAAACTACAGTATTACTTCTCAAAAAGATCGACTCATGCAATATTCGGGTCAATGGGTAAGTGCTATGAATCCCAATACAGATAGTGTTGCAAAACTGCCTGAAATAAAAATGAGCAGTTTGAATAATTTCAATAATCATTCGCTCACAGTTAAAGTTTTACAAAAAGATAGTAGTAACCAATACAATTCGATACTTCAAGAAATTATTGGTTATGATAGTGTTACTGATACTATTTTTGCTGCAGGTCATAATGCACAAGGCGCATTTTTCACTGGAAAAGGAAGTTTTGCTTCAGAAAAAAAATGGACGATGCAAGATAAAGACCTTAATGGTAATAAAACAATGAAGGTGGATTTTAACTTTCAAAATTATACAGATGTTATATTAGAAGGGTTTGATGCTAATGAAAAGAGTTTATGGAAAACCAGATATATTAAAAATAATCCTAAAGACAAAAATATTGGTATTCAGCTCGTTTCTGTTCACCAAGAAATGCTTAAAAATCCGGAACAAACCTTAATTCAGTTAGGCAGAATGGGGTATAGCTATGTGGAGACCTTTGTATATAAAAACGGTAGTTTTTACGGTCAAAGTCCAACGCAGTTTAAGACTATGGTTGAAAAAGCAGGTATGAAATTTTTGGGTTCTATGACTTTTTTCGATCCTGAAGATAAAAATGATGATGCCGCAATATATGCATGGTGGAATAAAACGATACAAGACCATAAAAAAGCGGGTGTAGCATATCTATCTACTTCAAATAGTAAATTAAAAGGCATCAAGACGATTAAAGAACTTCAGGAGTATTCTAATTATTATGATAAAGTTGGAAAACTATGTAAAGAGAACGGACTTAAGTTTGTCTATCATAATCATGCTGATGAATTTCTAAAGGTAGAAGGTGTAACTATTTATGATTATTTTCTTCAAAACACCAATCCAGAATATGTCTATTTTCAATCTGATTTGTATTGGATGCAAGTGGGCGGTGTAAATCCTGTTCATTATTTTAAAACCTATCCTAAACGATTTATTAGTTGGCATGTAAAAGACTATAAAGAATTAGGCGAAAGTGGTAAAATAGATTTCAAAGATATTTTTAAGTATCAAGAAATAGCTGGAGTTCAATATATCTTGTCAGAAGTAGAAGACTATAGCTTTCCTCCTTTATTTAGTGTTGGTTTAGCTTGGGAATATATTTATTATGAATTATTAAAATAAACATTTAATTATAAAACCTTTTAGAATGAAGTATCTTTTATTAACTATATTTTTCTTTACAATGATTAAAACCAATGCGCAAGACCAGTTTCGTGTTTTGCTGTTTACCCAACATGATACTTGGCATTACAATACCATCCCTGTTGCTGTTGAAGCATTTAAGGAAATGGCAGCTGAAAATCAGTTTAAGTTTGATTGGACGCAAAGATCAGATGATCTTATAGAAAAATTACCAGAATATGATGTTGTCATATTTATGAACGCCAATGCCAATTTTTTGACGTCAAAACATATGGATGCTTTAAAAATATTTATGAAACGAGGCGGAGGCTTTGTTGGCATACACGGAACTGCAGATGGCGAAAACGATAATGCTTGGTTTGATGGTCTTGTAGGAGCGAAATTTGTGAATCATCCAAAATTACAAGCAGCAATTGTAAAAGTA from Polaribacter sejongensis carries:
- a CDS encoding endo-1,4-beta-xylanase, with amino-acid sequence MKTKNLIKLAYILVIFTSVIACNNSKEKKEVIGLKNAATFPIGTAININRLLNDAKLQKLQIENFNSITATSDMKMQSILPVENQYNWKTSDTILQYATKHNQRLFGHNLIWHSSTPKWVEEKGEKDSIWLGNFMQEYIKTYVGRYKGKVAAWDVVNEAFESSGANYRESFWYKKLGKSYIEKAFQYAHEADPEAILFYNDFNIERDTVKLNAVLKMVNEFKAKGVPISGIGFQMHIRMDIPDEIIAYALKKAAETGLQIHLSEVDIIFNTHNDERLGGIQNYSVLTDEMKQAQAEKYKNLIKMYKEIVPREQQFGITFWDFTDRDSWIKGFFNLKDWPCIYDDNLQPKPAYFGVLDGLKE
- a CDS encoding glycoside hydrolase family 43 protein, giving the protein MKKCAIAMLFVIAVIGCTNKKEQIKAVKKQLNTFSNPILQGFYPDPSICKVDDSYYLINSTFAYFPGIPIFKSDDLVNWKQIGNALDRVEQLDLEGLEVSQGVFAPAISYHNGVFYIINTIVGGKNNFIISASDPAGPWSNPTWLPKVEGIDPSMFFDKDDKTYVVFNSNPPNNSPEYDGHRTIKIIELDVKNLKTVGEAKIIINKGAKPEDKPIWIEGPHIYNRNGFYYVMAAEGGTAEEHSEVVFRSKNILGPYKSYKNNPILTQRNLDVNRQNPITSTGHADIIKDINGNWWGVFLGCRPYNKNYFNTGRETFMAPVKWKNDWPVFDLEGDVVKDRYQITLNKSLAHVQSVNADFIDEFNADTLAFDWLFLRTPKEKWYSLLNGELTIKTRPETTSGTSNPSFIGYRQKHLFGQVTTNLSFKPVSENEKAGLIALQNEMHYYYLCKSLKDNTPVVQLLKSTENGTEEIAFTSIKESDKISFKIEAKGTYYNFYYSINNTDWQVLNKNVDARFLSTKQAGGFVGTIYGMYTTSSGNKSKNKAVYHWFKNKNIN
- a CDS encoding ThuA domain-containing protein — its product is MKYLLLTIFFFTMIKTNAQDQFRVLLFTQHDTWHYNTIPVAVEAFKEMAAENQFKFDWTQRSDDLIEKLPEYDVVIFMNANANFLTSKHMDALKIFMKRGGGFVGIHGTADGENDNAWFDGLVGAKFVNHPKLQAAIVKVENADFPATWHLPKKWLRSDEWYNFENMNLDKLNILMTVDEASYDFTAGYDDIPLKGMGSEHPISWYQEYEGGRSFYTALGHKPESFKDKNFLNHIFGAIYWTSNK
- a CDS encoding sugar phosphate isomerase/epimerase family protein, translating into MKKVIFLVIFLMTFVGFAQENYSITSQKDRLMQYSGQWVSAMNPNTDSVAKLPEIKMSSLNNFNNHSLTVKVLQKDSSNQYNSILQEIIGYDSVTDTIFAAGHNAQGAFFTGKGSFASEKKWTMQDKDLNGNKTMKVDFNFQNYTDVILEGFDANEKSLWKTRYIKNNPKDKNIGIQLVSVHQEMLKNPEQTLIQLGRMGYSYVETFVYKNGSFYGQSPTQFKTMVEKAGMKFLGSMTFFDPEDKNDDAAIYAWWNKTIQDHKKAGVAYLSTSNSKLKGIKTIKELQEYSNYYDKVGKLCKENGLKFVYHNHADEFLKVEGVTIYDYFLQNTNPEYVYFQSDLYWMQVGGVNPVHYFKTYPKRFISWHVKDYKELGESGKIDFKDIFKYQEIAGVQYILSEVEDYSFPPLFSVGLAWEYIYYELLK
- a CDS encoding endo-1,4-beta-xylanase yields the protein MKINKLIILLISTLFLFSCSEEDESIMGSEGETAITVKASFSYTVSTADPYVAVLQSTTESSVEYQSFWDYGLGGGIVSDNAGIAEVRYNDAGEYVVKYYVIYDGLTTIATQTIRVDENGVCPDGLCGSTSNISLKDAATTFSVGTITRASWVKAGGKHTEILKKEFNNITSEYEMKMNVMYPSQGNYDFSAADAMVDFAQANGMNVHGHALIWHNATPSWVENFAGTNAEFEAMVKDYITTTLTRFKGKVRSWDVVNEAFEDGSGHPLRNSVFRQKMGDDYIKKCFQFARDADPDVLLFYNDYNMASSTTKRAAMFKMVDELGDLIDGVGAQMHISYEGPSKSNIEAVADGTVSRGLKLHFAELDIRANPNKDITTLTDDRAQEQRAKYKEVVQIYNSIPLANKFALTIWGVRDNESWLIDFWGNADWPLLFDSNYNKKAAYFGFLEGLQ